One Treponema pectinovorum DNA segment encodes these proteins:
- a CDS encoding DMT family transporter, protein MLKNPVVQMIFTALFWSLGGIFVKLVDWNPLCITGFRGLFAMLFLCVVFKRLPSFVSRDKDGKIDKKGTVELILGGFFYAATMFAFVVSTKLTSAANSIFLQNTSFIYLIILSPFVLKEKINWVDFVAIFGVILGMIILLGNGFSGGTAFGNFIALLSGLTYALATLFLRKQKNAHPLNSLILANFFAFVFALPFILKSDFPSVKSFTGIVILGVLQIGMASFFWCKAIRKLSAVSCVIIGMLEPILNPVWVAFGIGEIPAWNSILGGLLILAFIIFHVVLKGKKSLEN, encoded by the coding sequence ATGTTAAAAAATCCTGTAGTCCAAATGATATTTACGGCTTTATTTTGGAGCCTTGGTGGTATTTTTGTAAAATTAGTTGACTGGAATCCCCTTTGCATAACTGGCTTTCGTGGTCTTTTTGCAATGCTTTTTTTGTGCGTTGTTTTTAAACGACTTCCAAGTTTTGTTTCTAGAGATAAAGATGGCAAAATTGACAAAAAAGGAACTGTAGAGCTTATTTTAGGCGGCTTTTTCTATGCTGCAACGATGTTTGCCTTTGTTGTTTCGACAAAACTCACCTCCGCTGCAAATTCAATTTTTTTGCAGAACACGAGTTTTATCTATCTTATAATTTTGAGCCCTTTTGTCTTAAAAGAAAAAATAAACTGGGTGGATTTTGTCGCAATCTTTGGCGTTATTTTAGGAATGATTATCCTCTTAGGCAACGGATTTTCTGGCGGAACTGCGTTTGGCAATTTTATTGCACTTTTAAGCGGACTTACCTATGCGCTTGCAACACTTTTTTTACGCAAACAAAAAAATGCACATCCATTAAATTCGCTAATCCTCGCAAACTTTTTTGCTTTTGTATTTGCCCTTCCATTTATTTTAAAAAGCGATTTTCCTTCTGTAAAAAGTTTTACAGGAATCGTTATACTTGGAGTTTTGCAGATTGGAATGGCAAGTTTTTTTTGGTGCAAGGCTATAAGAAAATTATCTGCGGTCAGTTGTGTCATAATAGGAATGTTAGAGCCAATTTTAAATCCTGTTTGGGTTGCTTTTGGAATTGGTGAAATTCCTGCATGGAATTCTATTTTGGGCGGACTTTTGATACTCGCTTTTATAATTTTCCATGTTGTTTTAAAAGGCAAAAAATCTTTGGAAAATTAA
- the secG gene encoding preprotein translocase subunit SecG, whose product MKVVLLVTFVIICALLVLLVLVQDEKNEGMGGLLSGGNSAAFGSHSASILTKATVVIAVLFFVVTLALAKILPSKSISSDADLYAAAQTEGKVSEESSSKVEENTSQTPDWWKNEVQTPAN is encoded by the coding sequence ATGAAAGTTGTATTGTTGGTAACATTCGTAATTATCTGTGCGCTTTTGGTTCTTTTGGTTCTTGTACAAGATGAAAAAAACGAAGGAATGGGCGGACTCTTGAGCGGAGGAAACTCGGCTGCTTTTGGTTCTCATTCAGCATCAATCCTTACAAAAGCAACAGTTGTTATAGCGGTGCTTTTCTTTGTTGTAACGCTTGCCCTTGCAAAAATTTTGCCTTCAAAATCGATTTCTTCTGATGCAGACCTTTATGCAGCAGCTCAAACAGAAGGTAAGGTTTCCGAAGAAAGTTCTTCTAAAGTAGAAGAAAACACTTCTCAGACTCCTGACTGGTGGAAAAACGAAGTTCAGACCCCTGCTAACTAG
- a CDS encoding PTS sugar transporter subunit IIA: MVLEDIFTKDCIIVDLQSTEKDELFEEMVEKLYSIVPDFNREEVLFALNEREAKMSTGIMHSVAIPHAFVSSINGTFGVIGISRDGIDYDSLDRAPVHVVFMLLAGEGQTEKHVQVLKSLAILLQKKDFVKNIISCKTQSEVYNLIVQSEDVV, encoded by the coding sequence ATGGTTCTTGAAGATATATTTACAAAAGACTGCATTATTGTAGATTTGCAAAGCACTGAAAAAGATGAACTGTTTGAAGAAATGGTCGAAAAACTTTATTCGATAGTTCCAGACTTTAATAGAGAAGAAGTGCTTTTCGCTTTAAATGAAAGAGAAGCAAAAATGAGTACAGGAATAATGCATTCGGTTGCAATTCCGCATGCTTTTGTGTCTTCGATAAATGGAACTTTTGGCGTTATTGGAATAAGTCGCGACGGAATTGACTACGATTCTTTGGATAGAGCGCCAGTTCATGTGGTGTTTATGCTTTTGGCAGGCGAAGGTCAGACAGAAAAGCATGTTCAAGTTTTAAAATCTTTGGCGATTCTGCTTCAAAAAAAGGATTTTGTGAAAAACATAATCTCGTGCAAAACTCAAAGCGAAGTTTATAACCTGATTGTTCAGTCAGAAGACGTGGTTTAA
- a CDS encoding V0D/AC39 family V-type ATPase subunit gives MMDKSAANAYVYAKVCGKLSKAYFGQRAQNLYAAKSLTELYNILFKGDVPAIPENLLAKKIEEKAERRFVKEYCSLLECYSNPEKILLTLLQFYDYDNLKEIGGALCLKETERPYILDLKRYAILNYDKWPDIKKITEGSELAWYNTVPNISNQQVLDTKLDFQYLRKLWQSVNEIEYSCREEACKLFSREIEFSNILWTLRLMVYYKMNPEEIMNHLFFENPSLRESDRFARESIKLLKKDPNDFKDWKDWKFNYLLNPHEEGVIWEVDPRWVENSINAVLIKNYSTAFHRFPLTSLSLVCYFKIKHNELDNIRRVTEDLRLGGQ, from the coding sequence ATGATGGATAAATCTGCTGCGAACGCTTATGTTTATGCAAAAGTTTGCGGAAAACTTTCTAAAGCGTATTTTGGTCAAAGAGCTCAAAATCTTTACGCAGCAAAATCTTTAACAGAACTTTATAATATTCTTTTTAAAGGCGATGTTCCTGCAATTCCTGAAAATCTTTTGGCAAAAAAAATTGAAGAAAAGGCAGAACGTAGATTTGTAAAAGAATACTGTTCTCTCTTGGAGTGCTATTCAAATCCTGAAAAAATTTTATTAACGCTGCTCCAGTTTTATGATTACGACAATCTGAAAGAAATTGGCGGTGCGCTTTGTCTAAAAGAAACAGAACGACCGTATATTTTAGATTTAAAACGCTATGCTATTTTAAACTACGACAAGTGGCCAGATATAAAAAAGATAACAGAAGGCTCTGAACTTGCTTGGTACAATACCGTTCCAAATATTTCAAATCAGCAGGTTTTGGATACAAAACTGGACTTTCAATATTTAAGAAAACTTTGGCAAAGCGTAAACGAAATTGAATATTCATGCAGGGAAGAAGCATGCAAACTTTTTTCTCGCGAGATTGAATTCTCTAATATCCTTTGGACTTTGCGCCTTATGGTTTATTACAAGATGAACCCAGAGGAAATAATGAATCATCTTTTTTTTGAAAATCCATCTTTAAGGGAAAGCGACAGATTTGCTCGAGAATCAATAAAGCTTTTAAAAAAAGATCCCAATGATTTTAAGGATTGGAAGGATTGGAAATTTAATTACCTTTTAAATCCTCACGAAGAAGGAGTTATTTGGGAAGTTGATCCTCGCTGGGTAGAAAATTCGATAAATGCAGTTTTGATAAAAAATTATTCGACCGCTTTTCACCGTTTTCCACTTACATCGCTGTCTTTGGTGTGTTATTTTAAAATAAAACACAACGAACTTGATAATATCCGTCGTGTTACAGAAGATTTAAGACTTGGAGGTCAATGA
- a CDS encoding V-type ATP synthase subunit I, with protein sequence MAKTAKMRLVELMTLKEDIDSVIEFLGKKGNFQFQQQLELNKSAENPDARILEKLKTVRSFLGLPDITSSDLMNWNRPTDYDRILCQKFIYIVEQLQKKQLTCSDALKRSQDAYNEAKSFANLKVSYSELEHLSFLSMRIGKIDPAVFEDLADSVGGRAVIIALGDDKSHILAATSKRGRFALDTELKNHGFVNMEIPSDFKGVPDEVLEGLKKQTEECKIAFEKLEEERHNLAKTQADFLKKFLCQFSIGSQIKLLKNSLEATDLVYRLTGWIPEKDCHEMMTELDRISEGRIAIRLFEPKEVPSVRSGVEKVPVKLHHGKFISSFERMIFSYGSPAYGGVDPTPFVAMFFTLLFGIMFGDAGQGLVFFIAGILLSKKIVKIEGWNKFGPVFMAIGFSSMVMGFLTGEVFATEGILKPASLFVTSLFGEPHYPILEMKFWESKNPIVIIFGIFGFTMAIGFVINSVGLIINIVNKISQRKWGSALFGKTGLSGMFWFWYVVVFALRLAFTSYSATPFDWLFIGITLFLSAFGEPFERFFDGEEPFENGIGSAIIGGFVELIEVISTYLSNSISFVRVGAFALAHAVLGFIIETMCAICPAFAAKIIILILGNTIVIVLEGMIVAIQVIRLQYYEFFSKFFSETGKEFVPFVFEYK encoded by the coding sequence ATGGCAAAAACTGCAAAAATGCGGCTCGTTGAGTTGATGACGCTCAAAGAGGATATAGATTCTGTAATAGAGTTTTTGGGCAAAAAAGGAAATTTTCAGTTTCAGCAGCAACTCGAGTTGAATAAGTCCGCAGAAAATCCGGACGCAAGAATTTTAGAAAAATTAAAGACAGTCCGCTCTTTTTTGGGTTTGCCAGATATTACAAGTTCGGATTTGATGAATTGGAATCGACCTACAGATTACGACAGAATTCTCTGTCAAAAATTTATTTATATTGTAGAGCAGCTTCAAAAAAAACAGTTGACTTGTTCTGATGCTCTAAAAAGAAGTCAAGACGCATATAACGAAGCAAAATCTTTTGCAAATTTAAAAGTTTCTTATTCAGAACTGGAGCATCTTTCTTTTTTGTCGATGAGGATTGGAAAAATCGATCCTGCTGTGTTTGAGGATTTAGCGGATTCTGTTGGTGGCAGAGCGGTTATAATCGCACTTGGAGACGATAAATCTCATATCCTTGCAGCAACTTCTAAACGAGGAAGATTTGCTCTTGATACAGAACTTAAAAATCACGGTTTTGTGAATATGGAAATTCCAAGCGATTTTAAAGGTGTTCCAGATGAGGTTCTTGAAGGTTTAAAAAAACAGACCGAAGAATGCAAAATCGCTTTTGAAAAACTCGAAGAAGAAAGGCACAATCTTGCAAAAACTCAGGCAGATTTTCTAAAAAAGTTTTTATGTCAGTTTTCTATAGGAAGCCAGATTAAACTTTTGAAAAACAGCCTTGAAGCCACAGATTTGGTTTATCGCCTTACAGGATGGATCCCAGAAAAAGATTGCCACGAGATGATGACCGAATTGGATAGAATTTCTGAAGGTCGCATTGCGATTCGTCTTTTTGAGCCAAAAGAAGTTCCTTCTGTAAGAAGTGGCGTTGAAAAAGTTCCTGTAAAACTTCATCACGGAAAATTTATAAGTTCTTTTGAGCGCATGATTTTTAGTTATGGCTCTCCGGCTTACGGTGGCGTTGATCCAACTCCGTTTGTCGCAATGTTTTTTACGCTTTTGTTTGGGATAATGTTTGGAGATGCAGGGCAAGGCTTGGTGTTTTTTATTGCAGGAATCTTACTTTCAAAAAAAATCGTAAAAATCGAAGGTTGGAATAAATTTGGACCTGTCTTTATGGCAATCGGTTTTTCGAGCATGGTGATGGGTTTTTTAACTGGAGAGGTTTTTGCAACAGAAGGAATTTTAAAGCCTGCTTCTTTATTTGTAACTTCTCTTTTTGGCGAGCCTCATTATCCGATTCTGGAAATGAAATTCTGGGAGTCGAAAAATCCTATCGTAATCATCTTTGGAATTTTTGGTTTTACGATGGCAATCGGTTTTGTCATAAACTCTGTTGGACTTATCATAAACATTGTAAATAAGATTTCGCAAAGAAAATGGGGAAGCGCACTTTTTGGAAAAACAGGACTTTCTGGAATGTTTTGGTTTTGGTATGTCGTTGTATTTGCGCTTAGACTCGCATTCACTTCGTATTCTGCGACTCCATTCGATTGGCTTTTTATAGGAATAACTTTGTTTTTGTCCGCTTTTGGTGAGCCGTTTGAGCGTTTTTTTGATGGAGAAGAGCCTTTTGAAAATGGAATTGGCTCTGCCATAATAGGCGGTTTTGTCGAATTGATAGAAGTTATTTCCACATATCTTTCAAATTCAATAAGTTTTGTAAGGGTTGGAGCGTTTGCCTTAGCGCATGCTGTTCTCGGCTTTATAATCGAAACGATGTGTGCGATTTGTCCAGCCTTTGCTGCAAAAATTATTATTTTGATTTTGGGAAATACAATCGTAATTGTGCTTGAAGGGATGATTGTTGCAATTCAAGTCATCCGTCTGCAATATTATGAGTTTTTCTCCAAATTTTTTAGTGAAACTGGAAAGGAATTTGTTCCTTTTGTGTTTGAATATAAATAA
- a CDS encoding ATP synthase subunit C, producing MNKKIIAILTALVCFSAFGLFAQENPVAQNSSESTVQAQQSVQEQSETTTADSLKYIAAAFAVAISCLAGGLAVGKIGAAAMGAMSENAELSGKALPFVGLAEGICLWGFLVALLIIIL from the coding sequence ATGAACAAAAAAATTATCGCAATTTTAACTGCTTTGGTGTGCTTTAGCGCATTTGGCTTGTTTGCGCAGGAAAATCCTGTGGCACAGAATTCTTCAGAATCTACAGTTCAGGCTCAACAATCTGTGCAAGAACAATCTGAAACTACAACTGCGGATTCGCTCAAATATATTGCAGCAGCGTTTGCAGTTGCAATTTCCTGCCTTGCCGGCGGTTTGGCTGTAGGAAAAATTGGTGCGGCAGCGATGGGCGCAATGAGCGAGAATGCGGAACTTTCTGGTAAAGCTCTTCCTTTTGTCGGACTTGCTGAAGGTATCTGTCTTTGGGGCTTTTTGGTAGCTCTTTTGATAATCATACTTTAA
- a CDS encoding V-type ATP synthase subunit F, protein MEYFVIAQRELVLAFNLVGVHGQVALNRKEALQAFYRVTGRAVDNALPVDEHPKVLIISEDVSAMIEEEVVDWQKGAKFPLIVEIPPINGHLQGKKSLTDSIREAVGISV, encoded by the coding sequence ATGGAATATTTTGTGATTGCTCAACGGGAACTCGTTTTAGCTTTTAACCTTGTAGGTGTGCATGGACAGGTTGCCTTAAACAGAAAAGAAGCCTTGCAAGCGTTTTACCGTGTAACAGGAAGAGCGGTTGATAATGCTTTGCCTGTAGATGAGCATCCAAAAGTTTTGATTATATCCGAAGATGTTTCTGCAATGATTGAAGAGGAAGTTGTGGACTGGCAAAAAGGTGCAAAATTTCCTCTAATAGTAGAAATTCCTCCTATAAACGGACATCTTCAAGGTAAAAAATCCCTTACGGATTCAATTCGAGAAGCAGTTGGAATTTCTGTATAA
- a CDS encoding V-type ATP synthase subunit A produces the protein MIEGKITRISGPILYAEGLEGSGLYDVVDVGEKKIIGEIIRQNRGHSTIQVYEDDTGMKIGEKVFSNERPLSLKLGPGLVGTIYDGIQRPLETMFNNAGSFLAPGQRTEPLDIEKKWQFEALPEVKEKTAICPGFVLGTVQETASIVHKIMVPPNVRGRVLSFFKGSGQYTVDEVIAKTELDEEIKMSHYWPLRNARPFSKKLTVSQPLVTGQRVIDVFFPLSKGGTAAIPGGFGTGKTMTQHAIAKWCDADLIVYIGCGERGNEMTDVLTEFPTLIDPRTGRSLMERTILIANTSNMPVAAREVSLYSGITLAEYYRDMGMHVAIMADSTSRWAEALRELSGRMEEMPAEEGFPAYLPTRLASFYERAGRVKAMCGQEGSVSIIGAVSPPGGDFSEPVTQHTKRFIRCFWALDRELANARHYPAIGWIDSYSEYADEIKEWWDNLDPRWSELRLKALELLKKEQKLEAIVRLIGQDALPDYERIVLIVADMIKNGFLQQSAFDAIDVYSVPEKQIQILVLMMEFYDRGAAVIKAGAPLSKLNSLAVKDEIIRLKTTVPNENLALIKEAESHLDEQMSELERLYSK, from the coding sequence ATGATAGAAGGAAAAATTACAAGGATTTCAGGTCCAATTTTATATGCAGAAGGTCTTGAAGGTTCAGGGCTTTACGATGTTGTGGATGTTGGCGAAAAAAAGATAATTGGCGAAATTATTCGTCAGAATAGAGGACATTCCACGATACAGGTTTACGAAGATGATACCGGAATGAAGATTGGAGAGAAAGTTTTTTCCAACGAGCGTCCGCTTTCTTTGAAACTTGGACCCGGTCTTGTTGGCACTATTTATGATGGAATTCAGCGTCCTTTGGAAACCATGTTCAATAATGCTGGTTCATTTTTAGCTCCTGGCCAAAGAACAGAGCCTTTGGATATCGAAAAAAAATGGCAGTTTGAAGCTTTGCCAGAAGTAAAAGAAAAAACTGCAATTTGTCCAGGCTTTGTACTTGGAACTGTTCAAGAAACTGCTTCGATTGTGCATAAAATCATGGTTCCACCAAATGTTCGTGGGCGAGTTTTGTCTTTTTTTAAAGGTAGCGGTCAATACACTGTTGATGAAGTAATCGCAAAAACAGAGTTAGACGAAGAAATAAAGATGAGCCACTATTGGCCGTTAAGAAATGCAAGGCCTTTTTCGAAAAAACTGACTGTAAGTCAGCCTCTTGTAACAGGTCAGCGCGTTATCGACGTGTTTTTCCCGCTTTCTAAAGGTGGAACAGCAGCGATTCCTGGTGGATTTGGAACTGGAAAAACGATGACTCAACACGCTATTGCAAAGTGGTGCGATGCGGATTTGATTGTTTACATAGGTTGCGGTGAGAGAGGAAATGAAATGACCGATGTTTTAACGGAATTTCCTACTTTAATCGACCCTAGAACAGGGCGTTCTTTAATGGAACGAACAATATTGATTGCAAACACTTCAAATATGCCAGTTGCGGCGAGGGAAGTTTCTCTCTATTCGGGAATAACACTTGCAGAATATTATAGAGATATGGGAATGCACGTTGCCATAATGGCAGATTCAACTTCTCGCTGGGCAGAAGCGTTGCGCGAACTTTCTGGTCGAATGGAAGAAATGCCAGCGGAGGAGGGATTCCCTGCATATCTGCCTACAAGGCTTGCTTCTTTTTACGAAAGAGCTGGTCGTGTAAAAGCGATGTGTGGTCAAGAAGGTTCTGTTTCTATAATAGGAGCAGTTTCTCCTCCGGGTGGAGATTTTTCTGAACCTGTAACTCAACATACAAAGCGTTTTATACGATGTTTTTGGGCTTTGGACAGAGAACTTGCGAATGCGCGCCATTATCCTGCAATCGGTTGGATAGATTCTTATTCAGAATACGCAGATGAAATAAAAGAATGGTGGGATAATTTAGATCCACGTTGGTCTGAATTGCGTTTAAAAGCGCTTGAACTTCTAAAAAAAGAGCAAAAACTCGAAGCGATTGTTCGCCTTATTGGTCAAGATGCACTTCCGGATTACGAGCGAATTGTTTTGATTGTTGCAGATATGATAAAAAATGGATTTTTGCAACAGAGTGCTTTTGATGCAATCGATGTTTATTCTGTTCCAGAAAAGCAGATTCAAATTTTGGTTTTAATGATGGAATTTTACGATAGAGGGGCAGCGGTCATAAAAGCTGGAGCTCCGCTTTCAAAACTAAATTCCTTAGCGGTAAAGGACGAGATTATTCGCTTAAAGACGACCGTTCCAAACGAAAATCTTGCACTTATAAAAGAGGCTGAAAGCCACTTGGACGAGCAGATGAGCGAACTGGAGCGGCTTTATTCGAAGTAG
- a CDS encoding V-type ATP synthase subunit B — protein MKGVEYKGLNSVDGPIVVVKSRKNVFYNEIVCVRDRNGEKKTGRVIDLSENAAVVQIFGTTTGLDLNATSVEFLEEPMELRVGQGLLGRVFNGLGQPIDELPQIVSSTKMNVNGMPINPFARVYPRDFIQTGISSIDGMNTLIRGQKLPIFSGNGLPHNRLAAQIIRQAKILNSGEDFVMVFAGMGIKYDQAQFFINSFEESGVLSKVVMFLSLADAPSIERIITPRCALTAAEYLAYEKGMHVLVVMSDMTNYCEALREISTTRGEVPGRKGYPGYLYSDLAELYERAGKIKGSKGSITQIPILTMPNDDISHPIPDLTGYITEGQIVLSRELAQSGIYPPVSALPSLSRLMKDGIGEGMTREDHSSLAAQLFASYSKVKSIRSLSAIIGEEELSAVDRQYLDFGNAMESQFFSQGEEENRSIEETLDLGWKLLSLLPKNELYRIKSEYIEKYLPKEE, from the coding sequence ATGAAAGGTGTTGAATATAAAGGCTTAAATTCAGTTGATGGTCCTATTGTCGTTGTAAAAAGTCGAAAAAATGTCTTTTATAACGAAATTGTCTGCGTCCGAGATAGAAACGGAGAGAAAAAGACTGGAAGGGTAATCGATTTAAGCGAAAACGCTGCTGTAGTTCAGATTTTTGGTACAACTACAGGTTTGGACTTGAATGCGACTTCTGTTGAATTTTTGGAAGAACCGATGGAACTTAGGGTTGGTCAGGGACTTTTAGGTCGAGTTTTTAACGGACTTGGTCAGCCGATTGATGAACTTCCGCAAATAGTTTCAAGTACAAAGATGAATGTGAACGGAATGCCGATAAATCCGTTTGCGAGGGTTTATCCGAGGGATTTTATTCAGACAGGAATTTCTTCAATCGACGGAATGAACACTTTGATTCGAGGTCAAAAATTGCCGATTTTTTCTGGCAATGGACTTCCACACAATCGCCTTGCAGCTCAGATAATAAGACAGGCAAAGATTTTAAACTCCGGCGAAGACTTTGTAATGGTCTTTGCGGGGATGGGAATAAAATACGATCAAGCTCAATTCTTCATAAATTCTTTTGAGGAAAGTGGTGTTCTTTCAAAGGTTGTAATGTTCTTGTCGTTGGCAGATGCACCATCAATTGAAAGAATCATAACTCCGCGCTGTGCGCTTACTGCAGCAGAATATTTGGCTTACGAAAAAGGAATGCATGTTTTGGTTGTTATGAGCGATATGACTAACTATTGCGAAGCGTTGCGAGAAATTTCTACGACGCGTGGCGAAGTTCCAGGCAGAAAAGGCTATCCAGGCTATCTTTATTCCGACCTTGCAGAGCTTTACGAGCGTGCAGGGAAGATTAAAGGTTCAAAAGGCTCTATAACGCAAATCCCAATTTTGACTATGCCAAACGATGATATTTCTCATCCAATTCCAGATCTTACAGGTTACATAACAGAGGGGCAGATTGTATTGAGCCGAGAATTAGCTCAAAGCGGAATATATCCACCAGTTAGTGCGCTTCCGAGCCTTAGCCGCCTTATGAAAGACGGAATTGGAGAAGGCATGACGAGGGAAGATCATTCAAGCCTTGCAGCTCAACTTTTTGCTTCTTATTCTAAAGTAAAATCCATACGCTCTCTGTCTGCAATAATTGGCGAAGAAGAATTGAGTGCTGTAGACAGACAATATTTGGATTTTGGAAATGCTATGGAAAGTCAATTTTTTTCTCAAGGCGAAGAAGAAAATCGTTCTATCGAAGAAACTTTGGATTTAGGTTGGAAACTTTTAAGTTTGCTTCCTAAAAATGAACTGTACAGGATAAAAAGCGAATATATCGAAAAATATCTTCCCAAGGAAGAATAG
- a CDS encoding V-type ATP synthase subunit D, translating into MAKLNIAPTKSNLLSVKEQLSTAVEGYELLEQKREILVRELMRMVERVKLLEAELDKQYAKAYPALKNMLKAVGGDRVERISHSVSYDFKIKEKNVVAGGMNFASIDVELPELQLFYSFMGSFADSDKVMVEFFALLKLLTNMASIRTIAWRLAGEVKKTQRRVNALDKMVIPQTRETKVYIESVLEERDRENVFVLKSLKNRKSL; encoded by the coding sequence ATGGCAAAACTCAATATTGCGCCAACAAAATCGAATCTCTTGTCTGTAAAGGAGCAGCTTTCAACTGCTGTTGAAGGTTATGAGCTTCTTGAGCAAAAGCGTGAAATTCTCGTGCGTGAACTTATGCGCATGGTAGAGCGCGTAAAACTCTTGGAAGCGGAATTGGACAAACAATATGCAAAGGCTTATCCCGCTTTAAAAAATATGCTAAAGGCAGTTGGTGGCGACCGAGTTGAGCGTATTTCGCATTCTGTAAGTTATGATTTTAAGATAAAAGAAAAAAACGTGGTTGCTGGTGGAATGAATTTTGCTTCGATCGACGTTGAATTGCCAGAGCTACAACTTTTTTATTCTTTTATGGGAAGTTTTGCAGATAGTGACAAAGTTATGGTAGAATTCTTTGCGCTTTTAAAACTTCTTACAAATATGGCGAGCATAAGGACTATTGCATGGCGACTTGCTGGCGAAGTAAAAAAGACACAGCGTCGTGTAAATGCCTTGGATAAGATGGTTATTCCTCAGACGAGGGAAACAAAAGTTTATATTGAGAGTGTTTTGGAAGAACGAGATCGCGAAAATGTCTTTGTTCTTAAGTCTTTAAAAAACAGGAAGTCATTATGA
- a CDS encoding universal stress protein: MIKPLIQKIIVAVNGSDQSIRAAMYSILFAKQFNCTVKAVYVVDTAALKQLTMTKFFVKDESKKYEENLIRDGNKYLEYIKTLAKEKGVKIETELRSGTPWSEILRAGEEFGADTIFLGGRAHDSSQLSYTHDIASATNIEILANAKCNVLVVRQKDIEKLFKIG, from the coding sequence ATGATAAAACCTCTAATTCAAAAAATTATTGTAGCGGTAAACGGTTCTGACCAGTCTATTCGTGCGGCTATGTATTCAATCTTATTTGCAAAGCAGTTTAACTGCACTGTTAAGGCTGTGTATGTTGTTGATACAGCCGCTCTAAAACAGTTGACAATGACAAAATTTTTTGTAAAAGACGAAAGCAAAAAATACGAAGAAAATCTTATAAGAGATGGAAATAAATATCTTGAATATATAAAAACGCTGGCAAAGGAAAAAGGCGTAAAAATAGAAACTGAGCTTAGGAGCGGAACTCCTTGGTCAGAAATTTTGCGTGCTGGCGAAGAATTTGGAGCGGATACGATATTTTTGGGTGGAAGAGCACATGATTCATCTCAACTATCTTATACGCACGATATTGCAAGTGCGACCAATATAGAAATTCTTGCAAATGCAAAGTGTAATGTTTTGGTAGTGCGTCAAAAAGACATAGAAAAATTATTTAAAATAGGATAA
- a CDS encoding J domain-containing protein, whose protein sequence is MEDCYKILGVSPKSSAAEIRRAYRIKAKQLHPDTAKKNSSVEAFRKLVKAYEILSDVKQRSLFDEAYFYKYHSKYYRSTNSFDYRDWLISRNDEESRAKLIFFDLLHHREDDAVAEFIRMSKNHSHFSLSKWFTREDFMDYGFILCEELVLREEYYDAFVLLEQIIRMEHGFNYFRLFFPEVMDLARTVLKFRIENKISDELCLDAWERALELNFGSKDDSFFLQKMALAYRRLGDEKTARICEEESVRIK, encoded by the coding sequence TTGGAAGACTGCTACAAAATCTTGGGAGTGAGTCCTAAGTCTAGCGCTGCAGAAATAAGGCGTGCGTATAGAATAAAAGCAAAACAACTTCATCCTGATACGGCTAAAAAAAATTCTTCAGTCGAAGCCTTTAGAAAACTTGTAAAAGCTTACGAAATTCTTTCCGATGTAAAACAGCGTTCTCTTTTTGATGAAGCATATTTTTACAAATATCATTCAAAGTATTATAGAAGCACAAATTCGTTTGATTATAGAGACTGGCTTATTTCTCGCAATGACGAAGAAAGCAGGGCTAAATTGATTTTTTTTGATTTGTTGCATCATCGAGAAGACGATGCAGTTGCTGAATTCATTCGTATGAGCAAAAATCACAGCCATTTTTCTCTTTCAAAATGGTTTACTCGCGAAGATTTTATGGATTACGGTTTTATCCTGTGCGAAGAACTCGTTTTGCGAGAAGAATATTACGATGCCTTTGTCCTTTTAGAGCAGATAATCCGTATGGAACACGGTTTTAATTATTTCAGGCTGTTTTTCCCAGAAGTTATGGATTTGGCAAGAACGGTATTAAAATTCAGGATTGAAAATAAAATTAGCGATGAACTTTGCCTCGATGCTTGGGAGAGGGCACTTGAACTTAACTTTGGAAGCAAAGATGATTCTTTCTTTTTGCAGAAAATGGCTCTGGCTTACAGGAGGCTTGGAGATGAAAAAACTGCCCGAATCTGCGAAGAAGAATCCGTTAGAATAAAGTAA